The Drosophila sulfurigaster albostrigata strain 15112-1811.04 chromosome 3, ASM2355843v2, whole genome shotgun sequence genomic sequence ttgttgttgttgctgttgttgtcgttgttgctgcgtcTCTTACTGTCGTTGTCTGTTATGTTGAGTGACCGCAGAGCTTTGTCATGTACGGTGTGTGTGGAGaacggtgtgtgtgtggtggagGGGGGGGGCGAGTGGTGAAGCACAATGTAGAAAGCGACCGACTGGCGACTGGCGCACAGCTGCGCGGCGcgaaaaagtacaaaaaaagaacagcaacagcaaaagcgaaCGAAGGCAGcgagaacaacagcaaaaaacaacaacaacaacgacaacaacaacagctatgTACATAACGAGAACATTTTGAACACGTGCATTTCTTCTTACGGTTTGCTCTGTGTAtatgagtgtgcgtgtgtgtgtgtgcgagtgtgtgaatATGCCTTTAGGaaagaatttgttgttttgcggCCACGGTGACACATCACACAATTGTGTGCAGCTGTGTGCGTACTGCgtgcagaggcagcagcagaggcagcggcagagACGTGGGCGTCGGCGTCTCAAACTTAGTGCAGATGTTTTGCAAGAACcgcaagcaacaaaaagaatgGACGACTAATTGTGgcgttgtgtgtatgtggggGAGTTTTTTAAGCAAGCCCAAAccaaaaagagaagagagcgaTTGCAAATGCACAATTAATCAAAgatgaattaataaatttgccgCACACATGTTATAACCTGTTCCTGGTTAACAAAGTAttgaacaatattttgccAACATCATTTATAAGAAAAACGAAACGTAACGAAACAACAGCCAAAAACTGCGCTAATGAAGtaagcagcaaaacaacaacaacaacaactgaaacgGAGGCTGcgctgcgactgcgaatgATGATTCTCCAATTTCAAATGCTAAAGTCAAGCTTAAAGCGAATGTGCGTGTGAATGTACaagtatatttgtgtgtgtatgtgtgtgtgtagacacacatgaaataaatttaagtatcTGCAGGTGTTCATTTAAAACATCACAGACAGCAGCAAAGCGaaagaagaagacgacgacaacgtcgacgcggcggtggaggaggaggaagagcaGAAAAAAGGCcgcgagaaaaaaaaaattaacagcTACGTatagtagcaacaacaagagagaaagaaagaaacaacgacagcacaaaaatatgtgaaatgtctataaaaacaaaacgaaattgtGCGAGTgcaagagcgagagggagagggagcgAGAGAAGGCGGCTTCAACAATTTCAGCagatttattgttgttgttcgctgtgccgcaaaaagaaagcaaagcaatgaaatgaaaaaaaaaaatgtaaattttgcaaacacacatgcaagtaaaataaattataatttaaagtgcGAAATGTAAATGCTGACAAGACAGACAGCAGGACAGAAAGAGAGggcgacagacagacagaacgGACGTCCTTACTGTAACAATTGACCACGACAGCAAATGAGgtcacaaaaacaacaacaacaatggaaatTCGCCTCTTGCTTAATGCGCTTGCATGTGTAATTTCGTCGCGTCAAAGCTTTGACTTTGACGTCCGTCGCCGcgatttgcattgcaaatgcagcaaatcaaaattgaagcagagcttttgtttttggtttttttttggtatttttgggAGTGTGGAGATTTGTAACTTACCGTCGTTAAGCTTTCGGACGATTGTTGAACTGgcgccgctgttgctgctgctgctgttgttgttgtttgtgctgcGCTGGTGGCTGctgccgatgctgctgctgctacggCGGGCAGAATTGTGTTGGGGCTCTGACGATCGATCAGCGGCAGACGcgtcgctgctgcagcggGACTAGAGATTTTCGCcagctgctcctgttgctgttgttcggCAGCCAAACGCATGGCGAGCACATCGCCATCCATATTCATTTCCATCTCATCCAATTCATCCATTTCGCTGTCCTCATCATCAACGCTGCCGGCGGCTGCAGCGGCTGCGACGCCACTGAGGGCAGCGGCCGCatcgaaattatttatttcggGATGTGTTTCGAGCTCGGTTTGCAGATCGCAGATGTAATCGATCACATGTTGGATGATCTCGAGTTTGGAGAGCTTGCGATTTTTGGGCATAAACGGCACCAGATCTTTCAGTTTGGAGagatacattttcatttcggcaTTTTCGCCGTCGCCGCGATGCGGCGGATGACGCGCAATGCGTCCATTTGGATTCATGGCCGGCATGGAGGTAGCGCCACCTGCTGTTTGACAAACGGCCGtcaatgatttcattttcgaAATGATCGCTTTACGCTCCTTGAGTAGAATTTTGGCGGCTTTTTACACGGTCGTTGCCGTTTAACTTTTGCGAGGAATGttctatttgattttgttgttcaacacaaaaaagtgttgttttttttttatttggttgttgttgaacTTTTCTTTCACTTGACacgcactttttttttgtttttgcttgagTTGTCGTTGCGTTTTTTTGGGAACTTGTATTTGTTTAACTTtgatcaacaaaaaacactttaatCCAGCGTGTTTATTGTTGAGTGTTGctcaaaatcaatttgaatttttgtttctcaattttttgccttttgcttttattttctttcttttgcttttctttagCGCGCACTAGCAACAACCTTCAACGACCAcgagaaatttgtatttgagtCGGAGAGCGCCCCGACGTCGCCTTTTATACGCGAGCCGAACGAACTGGCGAATGAAAAGACTCGAACACTTCGGCTCGAGCAAAACCCGAACGAACAAACGAACGCACGCTCTCGtactctcgctctctgcttGCGCGcgttctctcactctctcgctgtGTGTCAACCAACCAACCACTAACAAAGCCATGGCCAAAAACTTGTTCCATCCACCAAAAATGAGGGGAATGGTTTGAATGCAAACAGTTTGAtttacttattaaataaataagtgaatataaattatttaatatattaatattttttaatcgtatgaagatttatataatttaatattttattgcatttcaacAACTCTGTTTACAGCCCTCTCTCAAGTGGAAGCATTCAAAATACGAACCACACGGCAGACATACgaaggcaaacaaaatggcTCCGCCTATCACAAAGCGGGAGAGTGTGAGAGCGTAgttgaatatttaatgtagAGATTTTGTTTAGGCGAGCAAAATCTGTGGTAGACTTAAGgggcaagcaagcaaaacaGGATCTACGCGATGTGTAGAGTAGAGTTGGTAAACTGGTAAATCTGTGTGGCGAGTTAAGGGGAACACAAGGAACTGGACATCGTGGAGAGTATTGACTGTGCCAGGTGAATTGATTTGGTGAATTGTGGTCGGCATggtgaaatattttaaggggaaaatttaatacaataatatatgtatattataatatatattattttgaaagattgattgaaataaatttaatttaattcgtaatatctgaaattaaataataaaaacattttgaattatagTGTTactttcgaaatattttttattttatttttaatttaactaaaattgttttgaaCAGAATACAGAACTTCCCCAAGTTCCACATAGTTCCCAACTTGCGGCTTATAATTCAACTCTCAGCTTGTGGCTTGCATTCCAATTCTCAGCTGGTGGCTTGCGTGCCAACTCTCAACTTGTGGCTTTTATTGGAACTCTCAACATTTTTGTAGACTGCAGCCTTCAATTCCCCAGCTTCCACAATGCTCAAATCTCAGCTTCCCAACTCCAAAGCGTTGTAGAATCCACTTGGCATCCACTCACAGACCACAACTCTCAGCTGTGTGGAGAGTATGCCTAGCTGCAAGTTTCAACTCGTAGCTGTGTAGAATTTCCCCAGCTTGCGAGGCACAACTGTGATTGGTCGGCTGGCGTTTCGCTCTCTCAGCGATGCGCACTGTGCTCACTCTCCTAAGACTAACGCGCTCGCGCTCTCGcactctctttgtgtgtgtttgtgatttTGTGAATGAAATCTACTCGGCTATGCGACTGatattcatttttctttcttcgtGGTTTATCTTAATTTGGGTTTATGATATCTTTGAGTTACGGCTacatctcgctctctctatgTGTCTGCCCTCTCTTGACTTCGCTCCCACATacacgaagaagaagaagcagaactTGTAGGGTTTCGTCTTCTGCGCTGGGCATGAAATCACGATCGTATTACAACAGACCACGAaccacaacgacgacgacgacgccagTCGAGTGTTTGATTTGTGTTGGATTTGGGATTGTGAGAcaaacgtcgtcgtcgtcattgaGGAAATTGTGATGGAAAATGCAGTTCATTGAAAGTGAggcgtttgttgtttttgtgaaaAATGACACGTCTGGCTGGCTGGATGGAAAATCGTGTGCGTCGCAGTGGAACGTTGCTCCAATGTGCTAATTGACAGAGTCGGGGCATGCCACCATTCATTGCCATTCATTATGGCAAtttgctatgtgtgtgtgtgacggaGATAGCGCTAGACAAGTCAGCGATTTCATTCACACAAATTAGCGCCATTCATTTGCATGGCATGGAAGGGAAAAAGAACAGAAACCATGTTGTGGAATTTCGCGCTCATTTCCAAGTATTTGCAGCGAAAGGTGTTGCATGAAATACACAAGAAACCGTGTCGAAAAACTAAacttaaaaatgtacaaaaataaaataaaagccgAGTTCAAATTTCCAGCAGAAATACCGATCATAATTTTATGACTGCAAAGAGGACTTTACTTCACTTTACGACATCCCATTTCTCGACTCTGACTCCAAGTTCGAGTGCTTTTCGCTTGAATGACAAATGAgcagacgacaacgacgacgacgatggcaacAGGTTAAGGTGTGAGTGTGAGCGAGAGGGAGCGGAGGAAGAAGGAGcttgcaaagcaaagcaaagcaaaagcgatgcgatgcgatcaCATGTCAATCAGCAGCACAgcgagagtgagcgagagaagGGGAGCTGTTGGGGTTGATGGCGTTGCAGATATGCAGAAATCCAATACTTGCAGTCACTCAACCACTGCTCGCGTCTAGGCCATTAAAAGCATGCCTCCCCCTTTTGGTCCACAAACTGTTGCTGACATGTTGCATACGCGAAACTCATTAATGAATTCGGTGcgacaattttgttgttgctttttattcTTGTGGCTTATTTTTAGCATATAGCATTTTGCATATCGCTTTCTCACTCAGACAGGCATTTCAATGGCATCCTCATATATCGCATATATCGGCGATATAGCGCATCCGGCCTCCGGTTGTTATGGTAACTGAATACTAATTCCACTCTTCAAaagctttttgtttattttcgcttgcaaacacacacacacactcgcacacaaaacaacgacaacaatcaATCGCAATGCGTGGGAATGGAAACTGAACAAAAACTGAAATGGGCATTTATGAATGTGCGTAAGCGAGAGCACAACACATCGTGAGAGTGCGTTGTGAAGCTTTGCTTAGGCTAATGAGCGCAATTGGCATGCGTGAGAGCGCACACtctgaacacacacacatacacacaagcacacgTCTAGAATATGCAAgtgccaaaaataaacacaagcAAAGCTTAAGCTAGGGCAAGGTTAAGTAAGCTCAGACAGACAGTTTCATAGCAGCCAGCTATGTTATAGATAATGTGActtgcacacacgcacacaagcacacGGCTAGAATatgcacaacacaaacaaagctCAAGCTAGGGCAAAGTAAAGTAAACTATGATAGCGAGCGTAACAATGAGCTTGCAGTTTCATAGCAGCCTGCTATGTATATTGATAATAAGACTTGAAATGAATTGCATGAAATTTCATGCTTGTCACAGGTCATGCAACTAAATAGCTGTTAAATTAGCATAGCCATTAGTCAACAGCTTCCACGgcgcacaaaacacaaacaataacaacgccaaacagcagcagaaaaaagagaaaacaaaacaaacgcagCCACAAATGAAACAGAATAAAAGTCGACACATTGAAGGCGAAGGATACGGCAGCCGCAGGATCAATAGGCAGTCTGACAAATGTCAACGGCAGAAGGCAAATGAACTGCTGTCAAAATAACCCCAGCCTATTAAAAGTATGAGGCAGGACAAAAGGACGCGTCGCGCTATTTGTAAAGCTGCCAAAGGATATCGATAAAAATGTGCAGCCGgcaatagagagagagagaaaggaagagagagagaaaggaagagagagTGTGTGGCAACCAGGTGAACAGATCAGATGCGATTAGGGATTATTATGCTATTACGCAGGATACGAttaacaatggcaacagcaacagcaaggaTAACAACACAACTGCGCCGCACGCCGCGACATATGCTACAACATTTTCGTCCTTTTcggtagctgttgttgttgtcagtctGCTTCTGCTACTGGGACAATAGCGGACAGCTGAAGGGGGAATGTTTTAGGCAAATGTGCGCAGCCGCCTCGATTCTCACTATAATTTTTGCTACCCTAATTGAGTGGGAAAACATCGTCAGCCAGCGAGTCCTGCCAGCGAGTCCTGCCAGCGAGCATTGACATTGCATCTGCACTTTTGGCCGGCTGCCGTTATTTGTGTTATGCATTTTTACCGTTCGTTGC encodes the following:
- the LOC133841768 gene encoding protein extra-macrochaetae; protein product: MKSLTAVCQTAGGATSMPAMNPNGRIARHPPHRGDGENAEMKMYLSKLKDLVPFMPKNRKLSKLEIIQHVIDYICDLQTELETHPEINNFDAAAALSGVAAAAAAGSVDDEDSEMDELDEMEMNMDGDVLAMRLAAEQQQQEQLAKISSPAAAATRLPLIDRQSPNTILPAVAAAASAAATSAAQTTTTAAAATAAPVQQSSESLTTQNSGEKDSRQS